From Novipirellula galeiformis, the proteins below share one genomic window:
- the uvrB gene encoding excinuclease ABC subunit UvrB — protein MTSNSKKLPPAEFHLNQPFPPAGDQPQAIAELTRGFLAGRQAQTLLGATGTGKTYTMANVIANLGRPALILSHNKTLAAQLYGEFREFFPENAVHYFVSYYDYYQPEAYIPQRDVYIEKDSSINEEIDRLRLATTSSLVSRRDVVIVASVSSIYGLGSPEDYKELIVSLHKGEKMRRDHLLLKFVDVLYERNDVAFERGKFRVRGDSIELWPSYEEFAYRIEMWGDEIEQISLIKPVSGETIKTVNDLYIYPAKHFVMPEKRIQSAIRAIREELAEQVELFQQRGKLLEAQRISARTRFDLEMLSEVGHCPGIENYSRPLSGKPPGSTPDTLYEFFPEDFVTFVDESHVTVSQVRAMYAGDRSRKTTLVEHGFRLPSALDNRPLKFEEWEARTGQICFVSATPADYELNRTGGEVVEQIIRPTGLLDPVVEVEPARGQVNHLLEQIRLRAEKNERVLVTALTKRLAEDLSTYLQEQNVRCRWLHSELNAFERVDLLQELRSGRFDCLVGVNLLREGLDLPEVSLVAILDADKEGFLRSETSLIQTIGRAARNANSKVILYADKVTASMQMAIEETSRRRQIQEAYNAKHGIVPQTILKSIRTGIDSEGAKRKQETALAKSEAETVYITLEYVEALEREMLSAAEDLEFERAASLRDRVLQLRENIGKPMADVEFTSSSDASGRQQKRRKGVKGAGRKNVPRPNRG, from the coding sequence ATGACGTCCAATTCAAAAAAGCTTCCCCCCGCTGAATTTCACCTCAATCAACCATTTCCGCCTGCTGGGGATCAACCGCAAGCGATTGCGGAATTGACTCGTGGATTTCTTGCCGGACGTCAGGCCCAGACCCTGTTGGGAGCCACCGGCACGGGCAAGACCTATACGATGGCAAACGTCATTGCCAATCTCGGGCGTCCTGCATTGATTCTCAGCCACAATAAAACTTTGGCGGCTCAGCTTTACGGTGAATTTCGCGAATTCTTTCCCGAGAATGCGGTCCACTACTTCGTCAGCTACTACGACTACTATCAACCCGAGGCGTACATCCCTCAACGCGACGTCTATATTGAGAAAGATTCGTCAATCAATGAAGAGATCGACCGACTTCGCTTAGCCACCACCAGTTCGCTGGTCAGTCGTCGCGACGTCGTCATCGTGGCATCGGTCAGCAGTATTTACGGATTGGGATCGCCGGAGGATTACAAGGAGTTGATCGTCTCGCTGCATAAAGGCGAGAAGATGCGACGGGATCACTTGTTGCTGAAATTTGTCGACGTGCTTTACGAACGCAATGACGTTGCCTTTGAACGTGGGAAATTTCGTGTTCGCGGGGATAGCATCGAACTGTGGCCGAGTTACGAAGAGTTCGCTTATCGAATTGAAATGTGGGGTGACGAGATTGAGCAGATCTCGTTGATCAAACCGGTTTCGGGCGAAACGATCAAAACCGTGAACGATCTCTACATCTACCCCGCGAAACACTTCGTGATGCCTGAGAAGCGTATTCAAAGTGCGATTCGTGCGATCCGTGAAGAGCTTGCCGAGCAAGTGGAGTTGTTTCAGCAGCGAGGTAAACTGCTCGAGGCTCAGCGGATTTCAGCACGCACCCGCTTCGATCTGGAAATGTTGAGCGAGGTGGGGCATTGTCCTGGTATCGAAAACTACAGCCGCCCGTTGTCGGGTAAACCACCGGGGTCCACTCCGGATACGTTGTACGAATTCTTTCCCGAGGACTTTGTCACCTTTGTCGATGAATCACATGTCACGGTTTCACAGGTGCGGGCGATGTACGCGGGGGACCGCAGTCGCAAAACAACGTTGGTTGAGCATGGCTTCCGCTTGCCGAGCGCGCTGGACAATCGGCCGCTGAAGTTCGAAGAGTGGGAAGCACGCACCGGTCAGATTTGTTTCGTTAGCGCGACGCCCGCCGATTACGAACTCAATCGTACCGGAGGCGAAGTGGTCGAACAAATCATTCGCCCCACCGGGTTGCTCGATCCTGTGGTCGAAGTGGAACCGGCTCGAGGACAAGTGAATCATCTGTTAGAGCAGATTCGGCTTCGCGCTGAGAAGAACGAACGCGTGCTCGTGACAGCGCTGACGAAACGATTGGCCGAGGATCTTTCCACGTACCTTCAAGAACAAAATGTGCGATGCCGTTGGTTGCACAGTGAACTGAATGCGTTTGAACGAGTTGATTTGTTACAAGAACTGCGCTCCGGCCGATTCGATTGTTTGGTCGGTGTCAACTTGTTGCGTGAAGGACTCGATTTACCCGAAGTCTCGCTGGTGGCGATCCTGGATGCCGATAAAGAAGGCTTTTTGAGAAGCGAGACCAGTTTGATTCAAACGATTGGTCGGGCGGCTCGGAATGCGAATTCGAAAGTGATTCTCTATGCCGATAAAGTAACGGCGTCCATGCAAATGGCGATCGAAGAGACGAGTCGTCGACGACAAATCCAAGAAGCCTATAACGCCAAGCATGGCATCGTTCCGCAAACGATTTTGAAATCGATTCGCACTGGCATTGATTCCGAGGGAGCGAAACGTAAGCAAGAAACCGCACTGGCCAAAAGTGAAGCCGAAACCGTTTACATTACCCTTGAGTATGTGGAGGCCTTGGAGCGAGAAATGTTGTCAGCCGCCGAGGATCTTGAGTTTGAACGGGCCGCATCGTTACGCGACCGAGTGCTGCAGTTGCGTGAAAATATTGGGAAACCGATGGCAGACGTTGAGTTCACCTCCTCAAGCGATGCCAGCGGTCGACAACAAAAGCGGCGCAAAGGAGTCAAGGGAGCGGGCCGCAAAAACGTCCCCCGACCTAACCGCGGTTAA
- a CDS encoding undecaprenyl-phosphate glucose phosphotransferase, whose translation MRLPILPQRQWWDFVQPCLDAAGVMASLALVKWIARGWVDDTTLVMGLIAVIVFLLSGHLTGLYGKSHSGSANTEMSNVASAWCMTILGLALLGYATRYAQEFARSVMLAWIILAPTVIGLGRMCLRIVQQAFLQRGIGTRRIAIAGLNELGIQVATNVAEDPSLGFQLVGFFDDRNELRSADKSPAEFSLSGNLSEMIQHAREGKIDTIFITLPMRAENRIRYLLDQLSDSTASVYIVPDFFVFELLHSRWTSMGGIPAVSVFENPLFGVDGVLKRVTDVALAIVALSMAAIPMLIIAMAVKITSPGPIFFRQRRYGLDGREILVWKFRSMRTCDNGAVVKQATKGDPRVTRLGNILRRTSLDELPQLFNVITGSMSLVGPRPHATAHNEQYRSRIHGYMLRHKVKPGITGLAQVNGCRGETDTIEKMERRIDWDHRYIRSWSLWLDIRILFKTLRVAWSQPEAY comes from the coding sequence ATGCGGTTACCGATCCTTCCCCAACGTCAATGGTGGGACTTCGTTCAACCATGCCTTGATGCGGCCGGCGTGATGGCGTCCTTGGCACTCGTCAAGTGGATCGCACGCGGTTGGGTCGATGACACGACGCTAGTGATGGGCCTAATCGCCGTCATCGTGTTCTTGTTGTCAGGTCACTTGACCGGTCTCTATGGAAAATCGCATTCTGGTTCCGCGAACACAGAGATGTCCAATGTTGCATCGGCGTGGTGCATGACGATTTTAGGGTTGGCGTTATTAGGTTACGCCACACGCTACGCTCAAGAGTTCGCGCGGTCGGTGATGCTCGCATGGATCATTCTAGCGCCAACGGTGATCGGGTTAGGGCGGATGTGTTTGCGCATTGTCCAACAAGCCTTTTTACAGCGTGGCATTGGCACCCGACGCATCGCCATTGCTGGACTGAATGAACTGGGGATCCAAGTGGCCACCAACGTGGCCGAAGATCCTTCGCTCGGATTCCAACTGGTTGGCTTTTTTGACGATCGCAATGAACTGCGATCCGCCGACAAGTCGCCCGCCGAATTTTCACTCAGCGGCAATCTGAGCGAGATGATCCAACACGCTCGTGAAGGCAAAATCGATACCATTTTCATCACGCTTCCCATGCGTGCCGAAAATCGGATCCGCTACTTGTTGGATCAATTGAGCGATTCGACCGCTTCGGTTTACATCGTCCCTGATTTTTTTGTCTTCGAACTTCTTCATTCTCGTTGGACCAGCATGGGGGGAATCCCTGCGGTTAGCGTATTCGAGAACCCGTTGTTTGGTGTCGACGGAGTGCTCAAGCGAGTGACCGACGTGGCGCTCGCCATCGTCGCCCTCAGCATGGCGGCAATTCCCATGCTGATCATCGCGATGGCGGTCAAGATCACGTCGCCTGGACCCATCTTTTTTCGACAACGCCGGTATGGTTTGGATGGTCGAGAAATTCTGGTTTGGAAGTTTCGTTCGATGCGAACGTGTGACAATGGAGCCGTCGTTAAACAGGCCACCAAGGGCGATCCCCGCGTGACTCGTCTGGGGAACATCCTCCGGCGCACCAGCTTGGATGAATTGCCGCAGTTATTCAATGTGATCACCGGATCCATGTCCTTGGTAGGGCCACGCCCCCATGCGACCGCCCATAACGAACAATACCGCAGCCGCATTCATGGTTACATGCTTCGCCACAAGGTGAAGCCTGGGATCACGGGTCTTGCTCAAGTGAACGGTTGCCGAGGCGAAACGGACACGATCGAAAAGATGGAACGCCGCATCGATTGGGACCATCGCTACA
- the nadC gene encoding carboxylating nicotinate-nucleotide diphosphorylase, whose product MDYARVGADELLENDLRMLVRLSIAEDLRDAMDWTTVCLIAPDRQGGCQIVPRVDGICAGLATLDWIVDEFDASLEVQCLQQDGSPLVAGRPMARLTGNARDLLTCERTILNILSRLCGVATQTQRYVEKIAATKSRLYDTRKTTPGWRLLEKYAVACGGGHNHRSGLYDGFLIKDNHLALAGDASGPILASRAAQKALQWRGANIEQLIAPAIVEIEVDSLEQFRDVISTHPDIVLLDNFSIEELRTAVAIRNQDNSAVELEASGNVNIDTIAEIATTGVERISCGALTHQATWLDLGFDWFDETLS is encoded by the coding sequence ATTGATTATGCCCGCGTGGGTGCTGACGAATTGCTCGAGAATGATCTGCGGATGCTGGTGCGTCTTTCCATCGCGGAAGACTTGCGTGACGCGATGGATTGGACCACGGTCTGCTTGATCGCCCCAGACCGACAAGGAGGATGCCAGATTGTTCCTCGCGTTGACGGGATCTGTGCGGGGCTTGCGACCCTGGATTGGATCGTGGACGAGTTTGATGCATCGCTCGAAGTCCAGTGCTTGCAACAAGACGGCTCCCCTCTCGTCGCCGGACGCCCGATGGCTCGGTTAACCGGTAACGCTCGCGATCTGTTGACGTGTGAGCGAACGATCTTGAATATATTGAGTCGTCTGTGCGGCGTCGCGACGCAAACCCAGCGTTATGTGGAAAAGATTGCGGCGACGAAATCACGCCTCTACGACACCCGCAAAACGACCCCCGGTTGGCGATTGCTGGAAAAGTACGCGGTCGCATGTGGCGGCGGGCACAATCATCGCAGCGGGCTGTATGACGGCTTTTTGATCAAAGACAATCATCTCGCATTAGCCGGCGATGCGTCGGGGCCCATCCTCGCCAGCCGTGCAGCACAAAAGGCCCTTCAGTGGCGTGGCGCAAACATCGAGCAATTGATTGCCCCCGCAATCGTTGAGATCGAAGTCGACTCGCTCGAGCAATTTCGAGATGTGATCTCGACGCATCCCGACATTGTGCTGCTGGACAATTTTTCGATCGAGGAACTTCGCACGGCAGTCGCGATTCGCAATCAAGACAACTCCGCGGTCGAACTTGAAGCATCCGGTAACGTGAATATCGATACGATCGCGGAAATCGCTACAACGGGCGTAGAGCGAATCAGTTGTGGGGCTTTGACCCACCAAGCGACATGGTTGGACCTCGGTTTCGATTGGTTCGATGAAACATTGAGCTAG
- a CDS encoding ComEA family DNA-binding protein, with the protein MKTFSPTLRSHSPLLQSSIQWTLAFAVSLGFLTMGILISSIKPTHLSENERGEGTKLLCLDLNQAADYELSLLPTVGPVLARRIVGDRQANGPFRSVDDLRRVTGIGPKTIAEISEYCCVDADLSPLSLAATQP; encoded by the coding sequence ATGAAGACTTTTTCCCCCACTTTGCGAAGCCATTCTCCGCTCTTGCAATCATCGATCCAATGGACGCTGGCGTTCGCCGTGTCGCTTGGATTTTTGACGATGGGGATCTTGATTTCCAGCATCAAGCCGACGCACCTTTCGGAAAACGAGCGTGGCGAGGGGACCAAGCTGCTGTGTTTGGATTTGAACCAAGCCGCGGATTACGAATTGTCGCTTTTACCAACCGTGGGACCAGTGCTTGCCCGTCGAATTGTCGGTGATCGCCAAGCGAATGGACCGTTTCGATCGGTTGATGATTTACGGCGAGTGACTGGGATTGGTCCCAAAACGATCGCCGAGATTTCTGAGTATTGCTGTGTGGACGCCGATCTCTCCCCCCTCTCCTTGGCGGCGACTCAGCCTTGA